The window TGGCCCGGATATCGTGCTTCGGGCGCCGAAAATCAAGCGCCCGTGATCGGGGGAGACGCCGGTCAGCCCCCCAGCAGCCGGCTGACGATGCGGGCAGCGTAGTCCACGGTCGGGATCACGCGGGCATAATTCAGCCGCGTCGGCCCGATCACGCCCAAAACACCGACGATATGGCCGGCGGCATCCCGATAGGGCGAGATGATGGTGGACGAACCCGACAATGAGAACAGCTTGTTCTCACTGCCGATGAAGATCCGCACGCCTTCCGCGGTCTCGGCCCGGCCGAGCAGGTCGATGACGCCGCGCTTGGTCTCGAGATCGTCGAACAGCAGGCGAACGCGCTCGAGGTCCTCCAGCGCATGCAAATCCTCGAGCAGATTGGCGTGGCCGCGGACGATGAGCTGGCGGTCCTCGTTCTCGCCGCCCGACCAGCTGGCAATCCCGGCCGAGATCACCTTATGCGTCAGCTGATCGAGCTCGGTGCGCGCCTCTCCGAGCGCGGTCTCGAGCTCCAGCCGCGCCTCGGCCAGGGTCCGTCCCCGGATCCGCGCATTGAGGAAGTTGCCGGCTTCGGTCAACGCCGACGATGGAACTCCCGGCGGCAGCGTCAAGACGCGGTTTTCGACCTGCCCGTCCTCGCCGACCAGGATCACCAATGCCTTTTCCGGTTCCAAGCGGACGAATTCGATATGTTTCAGCCGCGCATTGGATTTCGGCGTCAGCACGACGGCAGCGGCGCGGGTCAGGCCGGAAAGCCGCGTCAATGCTTCCTCGAGCGCAGCCTCGACCGATTGCGCGTGGCCCACGGAGGTCAACTGGCTCTGGATCGCCTGCCGTTCACTGTCATTGAGGTCGCCGACCTGCATCAGGGCATCGACGAAGAAGCGCAGGCCGAGTTCCGTCGGCAGCCGGCCGGCGGAGGTGTGCGGGGCGTAGATCAGGCCGAGCTGTTCCAGGTCGGCCATGACGTTGCGGACCGAGGCGGGCGACAGCGGCATGGCGATCAGGCGAGAAATATTGCGCGAGCCCACCGGCTCCCCGGTCGCGAGATAGCTTTCGACGATTTGACGAAAGATGTCGCGGGAACGCTCGTTGAGCTGGGCGAGGCCCGCGCGCGGCGCGATCAGATGGATCGGATCGTGATGGGCCACAGACCGTAACTCCTCTCAGATGCAGGTAATTTGTCTATCCCGGACGCTTCTGACAAGCGTGGTGTTGGCGGATTGAAATTCGGCAGTGAAGAAGACCTCGATCTTCCCCCTTGCCGCCCACCCTCCCCCCACCTACAAGCACCGCCAACAGCCCTTTTCCGAGACTTTTGGAGGATTTCCCATGCGGCCAAGCCGCCGTGCGCCCGATGAATTGCGCCCCGTGACGCTGGAGCGCGGCGTGGTCAAATATGCGGAAGGCTCGTGCCTGGTGAAATTCGGCGATACCCACGTGCTGGTCACCGCCACGCTGGAAGACCGCCTGCCGCCATGGCTGAAGGGCCAGGGCCGCGGCTGGGTCACCGCCGAATACGGCATGCTGCCGCGCGCGACCTCGGAACGCACCCGCCGCGAGGCCTCCGCAGGAAAGCAGAGCGGCCGCACCGTCGAAATTCAGCGCCTGATCGGCCGCTCGCTTCGCACCATCATCAATCTCGAAGCGCTCGGCGAGCGCCAGATCACGGTCGATTGCGACGTGCTCCAAGCCGACGGCGGCACCCGCACGGCCTCGATCACCGGCGCCTGGGTCGCCCTCGCCGATTGCATCACCTGGATGAAGGCGCGCAACATGGTCAAGGCCAATGTGTTGCGCGACAACGTCGCCGCGATCTCCTGCGGCATTTACAAGGGCACGCCCGTGCTCGACCTCGACTATGCCGAGGACTCCGAAGCCGACACCGACGCCAATTTCGTCATGACGGGCGATGGCCGCATCATCGAGGTCCAGGGCACCGCGGAACGCGAGCCGTTCACGGAAGCCGAGTTCCTCGCGCTGATGGCGCTGGCGCGCAAGGGCGTCGCGCGTCTCGTGGACTTGCAGAAACTGGCGGTAGCGTAGTCAATAGCCCGATGCATCGCCGAATCACCGGAAAGCTGGTCATCGCCACCCATAATCCCGGCAAG of the Bradyrhizobium sp. WSM1417 genome contains:
- the hrcA gene encoding heat-inducible transcriptional repressor HrcA — translated: MAHHDPIHLIAPRAGLAQLNERSRDIFRQIVESYLATGEPVGSRNISRLIAMPLSPASVRNVMADLEQLGLIYAPHTSAGRLPTELGLRFFVDALMQVGDLNDSERQAIQSQLTSVGHAQSVEAALEEALTRLSGLTRAAAVVLTPKSNARLKHIEFVRLEPEKALVILVGEDGQVENRVLTLPPGVPSSALTEAGNFLNARIRGRTLAEARLELETALGEARTELDQLTHKVISAGIASWSGGENEDRQLIVRGHANLLEDLHALEDLERVRLLFDDLETKRGVIDLLGRAETAEGVRIFIGSENKLFSLSGSSTIISPYRDAAGHIVGVLGVIGPTRLNYARVIPTVDYAARIVSRLLGG
- the rph gene encoding ribonuclease PH translates to MRPSRRAPDELRPVTLERGVVKYAEGSCLVKFGDTHVLVTATLEDRLPPWLKGQGRGWVTAEYGMLPRATSERTRREASAGKQSGRTVEIQRLIGRSLRTIINLEALGERQITVDCDVLQADGGTRTASITGAWVALADCITWMKARNMVKANVLRDNVAAISCGIYKGTPVLDLDYAEDSEADTDANFVMTGDGRIIEVQGTAEREPFTEAEFLALMALARKGVARLVDLQKLAVA